CTCTGCTTCTCGATCCACTCGATCACCTTGCGCAGGTGCATTTCGAGGTAACCGGCGCTGTTCACGCTCAGCGTGCTGTCGTCCACCGGGGCGCCATCTGAGATAACCATCAGGATGCGGCGATCCTCCGGGCGGGCGAGCAGGCGGGTGTGCGCCCATAGCAGCGCCTCCCCGTCGATATTCTCCTTCAGCAGCCCTTCGCGCATCATCAGGCCAAGGCTCCGGCGCGCGCGGCGCATGGGCTCGTCCGCCTTCTTGTAGATGATGTGGCGCAGGTCGTTCAAGCGGCCGGGGCCCTGGGGCTTGCCGTCGGAGAGCCATTTCTCGCGGCTTTGCCCGCCCTTCCACGCGCGGGTGGTAAAGCCGAGGATTTCCACCTTCACGCCGCAGCGTTCCAGCGTGCGGGCCATGATGTCCGCGCTGATCGCCGCAATGCTGATGGGCCGCCCGCGCATGGACCCGGAATTGTCGATCAGCAGGGTGACGACCGTGTCCTTGAAGTCCTGTTCCTGCTCCACCTTGTAGCTCAGCGAGTGCCCGGGGCTGATGACCACGCGGGCGAGGCGGGCGGCGTCCAGCAGGCCTTCTTCCTGGTCGAAATCCCAGCTGCGGTTCTGCTGCGCCATCAGGCGGCGCTGGAGGCGGTTGGCAAGGCGGGTTACGATGCCCTGCAGGCCGGTCAGCTGGCTGTCGAGATAGGCGCGCAGCCGGTCCAGCTCCTCCGCGTCGCACAGCTCGCTGGCTTCGACCACTTCGTCGAACGCCTGTGTGAAAGGCTGGTAATCGAAGCTGTCAGGCACGTCGGTCCACTGGCGGTTCGGGCGCACGGGCATCATGCCCTCGTCCCCGTCCTCGCCCGGATCGCCGTCATTCATGTCCTGCTCGGACAGGCTGTCCTCGTCCTCGTCGCCCCCGTCGGATTCGCCCATCTCGGCGCGCATTTCCTGCTCGGACGTCTCGCCCGCATCCTGCTCGCCGGTGTCCTGGTCGGTGTCCTGCTCGTCCGGCGAATCCTCGTCGAGATCGAGGCCGTCCTCGGGCTCTTCCGGCGGGGCTTCCGGGGCGATGAGTTCCAGGTGGCGCAGCATGTCCACGCTCAGCGACTGGAACGCCTCCTGGTCGTCCACCATGCCCGCCAGCCGCTCGAAATCGTCACCCGTGCGGCTTTCCACGAATTCGCGCACCATCTCCACGCCGGCCTTGCCCGCATCGGGGATCGGTTGGCCGGTCAGCGCCTCGCGCAGCATCAGGCCGAGCGCGGTCTCCAGCGGCACATCCTCGCTGCCGGTGGCGCGGGAGATCGGGTCGGCGCGGGTGCGCAGGTCGATGGCACTGGCGAGGTTCTCGCGCATGCCGGTGAAATTCTTCTCGCCCAGCGCCTCGTAGCGGACACGCTCGATCGTCTCGTACACCGCGCGCGCTAGCGGCTCGCCGGGCATGCCCTTGCGGTGCAGCGAGGCGTCATGGTGGCGCAGGCGAAGGCTGAAGCTGTCGGCAAATCCGCGGGCCTGCCTGGCAGCCTCGGGCGGCAGGTTGCGGCCCGGCGCGGGTACGCGCAGCAGCTTGCCACTGGCGGACGGCGTATCGGCGGTGAAGTTCACCTCCGCCTCCGCCTCTCGCGAAACGGCGCGCGCCGCCGCGGTCAGCGCGGTCTTGAAACGGTCCTGCGGGGATTCATCGGCCATTGCTGCGCGCTATAGCAGGGCATTGGCGCAGGGCCAGTGGCTGTTCGCCAATCAGTCACCCAGCACGTTGTCCAGCGCCTGTTCCGCCCGCTCAAGGCTGCGTTCGTCCGAGCCCGTTCCCCGGCGGTAGGAGCAAGTGGTTCCTCCACTTGCGTTCTTTACGCAGCCACTGCGCGTGCGCGAGACCGTGCCGTCGGCATTCTGCGTGGTAGTTTGCCGGACGCGGTAGCGCTCGTCCGGATCGACGCTTTCGCGGTTCGTGACGCGTGGTTTCGAGGATGGCCCGAAGCTGATGGACCGCTGCGGCCGGCTGTCCCCGTCCGTCAAGCCAGCGCTCCGCTGCCGGTCCTGCCACCTGCGACAGGCGACTGCGTCATCGAAACTCAGCTCGATCGGGGGCTTTGCACATGTCTGCGCCATCTGGCGCTCGCGTTCGCAAAAGGCGGCGTCCGCCTGATCTGCCGGGGCCGCCGGCAGCTTGCTGCAGTCGACCGCGGACCGGGAGAAGTCGTAATCGACGCCGAAATCCAAGTCCGGGTCGACAGGCTTATCGCCATCCTGCCCGCCGATCGTCCAGCTTTCATCCATGACCACTACAGGCTGGTCGTGGGTCTGGGTCTGGGCCTGGGTCTGGGTCTGGGCCTGGGCCTGGGCCTGGGCCTGGGTCGGCGCCAAGACAGCCAAGTTGGCCAAAAGAAACGATACAGTCCGCATGCCGGAACTCCCCAATCGCGCGCCATCGCGCCCGCAGGAGTCTGCGCCCGGAGGCCTGTCATCACAAATGACAAATACTGTCAGGCGAGTGCCCTAATCGCGGCGGAAGGGATCGTCGGAACGGTTCTGGGTGCGGTTGCTGCCCGTGGCGCGCACGGTGAAGGTGCACGATGTGCCGTCCTGCTTCCAGACGCAGGGATTGGGCGTGCCGGTGCGGGCCTTTTCGTCCGAATAGCCCTCGAACACGCGCTGCTGCTCGTACAGCACCTCGCTCTCCGCGCGGGGGCGGAATTCCGGGGCGAGGCAGGGGTTGGTCTGGGCTGCGGGCTTCACATCGTCGGGGACGGAGGGGCCGTAGCTTGGCCCGGTCCGCCGGGGAGCCTCGTTCACGACACCGTCGCGGCAGGCGGCGGGCAGGTCGACGCCGGCAGTCTCCGGCTTGACGCGCAGGGGCAGCGTCACCGCCTCCTCAACGCCCGCGTTCATGCTGCCTGCGGGCATCTGCGCGGCGGGTGCATCGTCGGCCGCTTCCTGTGCGGAAACGGGCGCGGCAACCACCGAAACAAGCGCAAGACCCAGCAGGTATGGGCGCATGGAATTATCCCCCGAGCAGACCTGCACCACCGAATACACCGATAATTGTGGGATCGCCAGTGGCTTGCGGATTGGCGCGAATGGCGGCTTCCTCCACGCCCATTTCGGTCCAGATCGCCGTGTCGATATTGCCAGCGAAGCGGTCTGCCACACCCGCCACATCGAGCCCGGAAATCAGCGACAGTGCCTGGCCCACCAGCGGTTCACGGCTCAGGCGCATGGCATCGGCCAGCTCTGGCACCATGGCCTCCACCAGCGATACGCCCATGTTCTCACGCAGGAAGCCGGTGGCCGCTGTCGGGCCGCCGCGCACAAGGGCAATGGCGTTCTGCAGGCCGATGACGCGGATCGTATCCGCCACCACGGGCGCTACGTTATAGGCTGCTTCGGCCGCAAAGCCGCTGAAGGCGTCTGCCAGCCGGTCGCGGAAGATGGCGCTGGTCAGGATGCTGCCCAGGATATCGCCGCGCAGTCCCAGCATGTTGCCAAGGCCGACATCGGCCACGACACCGTCCCAGTAACCGCCCGGCTCCACCAGCCGCGCAAAGGCGCGTTCGCTGGAGAGGTACAGCAGGCGGCGGATCGCATCGGTAAAGCTCAGTGGCCCGCCAAGGCCTGCGCAGCCCGGCAGGGCGATCGCACTCGCTCCCAGCAGCGCGCCACCGGCGGTGTTGCGCAGGAAATTGCGGCGACCGATCAGGATTTCTTGCGACATATTCACTCTCCATTTCCATGCGGCGCTTGGACACCGGCACAGGCCCGACCATATAGACACAGCTTCACATGAACCGCGTCCGACTCCTCATCTTCAATGCCGCGCTCGGCCCGCTGGATTACCGCGTGCCCGATGGCATGCAGGTGGTGCCCGGCAGCGTGGTCAGCGCCCCGCTGGGCCCCCGGCAAATCATCGGCATTGTCTGGGAGGCTGAACGCCTGCCGGGTGAGGCTGTTCCGGATGCCAAGCTGCGCCCGATCCTGGACGTGCTGCCCGTGCCGCCCCTGCGGGGGGAACTGCGCCGCCTGATCGAATGGACGGCGGATTACTATTGCGCGCCCATCGCCCATGTCGCGCGCATGGTGCTGGCCAGCGGCGGGGCACTGAAGGGCCCCGCCACCATGACCGAATACCGCCTGTCCGGCGGCCTGCCCGAACGCATGACGCCCAAGCGCGAACTGGCCATGGCGGCGCTGGAAGGCGAGCAGGCAACCATCCGCGAGCTGGCCGAGACGGCCGGCGTGTCCGACGCCGTGCTGCGCGGTCTGGTCAACCAGGGCGTGCTGGAGCCGGTGGAGGTCGATTGCGACCGCCCCTACCCCCAGGCGCGCGCCGACCATGACGAGCCGGTGCTGGAGGAAAGCCAGGTGGAGGCAGCCGGAACCTTCGTGGAGGCCGTGACTGCAAGGCAGTTCGCGCCCTTCCTGCTCGACGGCGTCACCGGGTCCGGCAAGACCGAAGTCTATTTCGAGGCCGTGGCAGAGGCGCTGCGGCTGGGGCGGCAGGTGCTGGTCCTGCTGCCCGAAATCGCGCTGACTGAAAACTTCCTGCGCCGGTTCGAGGAGCGCTTCGGCGCGCCGCCCGTCACATGGCATTCAAGCCTGAAATCGACCGAGCGGCGCCGCGCATGGCGAGCCATCGCCACCGGACATGCGCAGGTGGTGGTCGGCGCCCGCTCTGCCCTATTCCTGCCCTATGCGAACCTCGGCCTGGTGGTGGTGGACGAAGCGCATGAGGTCAGCTTCAAGCAGGATGACGGCGTGCGCTACAACGCCCGCGACGTGGCCGTGATGCGCGCCCGGTTCGAGAAGATCCCCGTCATCCTGGCCAGTGCCACGCCCGCGCTGGAGAGCCTGCAGATGGCCGAAAGCGGCATCTACACCCGCGTGGAGCTCGCCAGCCGGTACGGCGGGGCGACGCTGCCGGATATCTCGCTGGTGGACCTGACGGAAGAGAAGCCGGAGCGCGGGCGCTGGCTCGCTCCGCGGCTGGCCAAGGAAATGGAGGCAAGGCTGGAGCGCGGCGAACAGTCGCTGCTGTTCCTCAACCGCCGCGGTTACGCCCCGCTGACGCTATGCCGGAATTGCGGCTTCCGCTTCCAGTGCAGCAATTGCAGCGCCTGGCTGGTGGAGCACCGCTTCACGCAGAAACTCGCCTGCCACCATTGCGGGCACGAGGAAGCGCCGCCCGCGACCTGCCCCGATTGCGGGGAGCCGGATTGCATGGTCGCGTGCGGCCCCGGCGTGGAGCGCATCGCGGATGAGGTGGCCGAGATTTTGCCCGAGGCGCGCGTGGCCGTGGTCACCAGCGACACGCTCAATTCTCCCGAACGCGCGGCGCAATTCGTGGCGCAGGCGGAAGGCGGCGCGATCGACGTCATCGTGGGCACGCAGCTGGTCACCAAGGGGTTTCACTTCCCCGAACTGACGCTGGTGGGCGTGGTCGATGCGGACCTGGGGCTGGAAGGCGGGGACTTGCGCGCAGCAGAGCGCACGTACCAGCAGGTGGCGCAGGTGGCCGGGCGCGCAGGTCGCGGTTCTAAGCCAGGCGAGGTTCTGATCCAGACCCGCCATCCCGATGCGCCGGTCATCGCCGCGCTGGCGAATGGCGACCGCGATGCCTTTTACGAGGCCGAGACAGAGGCACGGCGCGATGCCGGTGCGCCGCCCTTCGGCCGCTGGGCCGCCATCATCGTGTCGAGCGAGGACGAGGCGGAAGCGCGCGATGCTGCTCGTGCCATTGGCGGCACGCGGCCTGACCTTGCCGATATCGCGGTGCTCGGCCCGGCGCCCGCCCCCATGGCGCTGCTGCGCGGCCGGTACCGCTATCGCCTGCTGCTGAACGCCCGGCGCAGCGCGGAATTGCAGGACGTAATCCGCAAATGGCTCGGCGCGTTGGATTTCCCGCGCGGCGTGCGTGTGCATGTGGACGTGGATCCCTACAGCTTCGTGTGACATCGCTGCTTGCAATATAACGGATTTGTTATATTCTTATGGAGATGCTGCTGGAACCCGCCTTGCGTGCCCTTGCCGATGCTTCGCGCCTGCGGATCATGCGGCTGGTTGCGCGCATGGAACTCTCGGTCGGTGAGCTTGCGCAGGTACTTGGGCAAAGCCAGCCGCGCGTATCGCAGCATGTTGCCAAGCTGGTCGATGCCGGGCTGCTGTCGCGCCAGCGCGAAGGCAATTCGGTTTTCCTGCGCCCCTCGGCCCGCGATGGCGGCCAGCGAGCCCCCTCTCCCGTGGCGGAAACGCTTGCCCGCCTGCTGGCGCTGGCAGAGCGGGAAGACACGGACTTTGCGGCGCAGATAGAGGCCGACCGCGCCCGCCTGACCGCGATCCGCGACGCGCGCGAGCGTGAGGCCGAACAGTATTTCGCCCGTCATGCCGACGATTGGGACGATTTGCGCGAAAGCTTCGGTCCGGAACGCCCGGTAGAAGTCGCGCTGCTGGGTGCCCTCGGCCCCGCCGCGCTCGGCCATTTGCTGGATATCGGCACGGGCACGGGCCGGATTGCCGAACTGCTGTCCCCCCGCGCCACGAAGGTGACTGCGCTGGACAAGAGCCTGGACATGCTGCGCGTCGCCCGCGCGCGGCTGCAGGCGCTGGGCCCCGGGCAGGTGGACCTTGTGCAGGGCGATTTCACCGACCTGCCCTTCCCCGCCGCCAGCTTCGATACCGTGCTGTTCCACCAGGTGCTGCATTTCGCCGCCGATCCTGCCGGTCCGCTGCGAGAGGCTGCACGGGTGGTACGCCCGCATGGCCGCATCGCCGTGATCGACCTGGCAGCGCACCAGCGCGAGGAACTGCGCACCCGCCACGCCCATGCGCGGCTGGGTTTTGACGATGCTGCCATGGCCGCACTCCTGGCCGAAACCGGTTTCGAACCCGCCGACCCGGTCCATGTGCCCGGGCGGGAACTCGACGTAACGATCTGGACAGCGCGCCGCCGCGCCCTGCCCGAAGACAGCCAGCAGAAGGCCGCACTCTGATGCCATCCGACAATGCCCCCGACCTGAGCGATTTCGCCACCCAGCCGATCTTTGCCGGCCTGCCGGGCGATATCCGCGTGTCCTTCGAAGTCTTCCCGCCCAAGACGGACGCGGGCGAGGACAAGATGCTGGATGCGGTCAAGACGCTCGCCACGCTGGGGCCGGATTTCGTCTCCGTCACTTATGGCGCGGGCGGCTCCACGCGCGAACGCAGCAAGGCGATTTGCGAGCGTATCGCAGCTGAGGCGGACGTGCCGGTTGCCGCGCACCTGACTTGCGTCAACGCCAGCAAGGAAGAGACACTGGAGGTCGCCGACGGGCTGTGGAACGCCGGTATCCGCCACATCGTGGCGCTGCGCGGCGACATGCCCAACAGCGACGGCGCGCTGGACGTGCCGTTCCAGGCGCATCCCGATGGCTATGGCTGCGCCGCCGAACTGGTAGAGGGGCTGGCAGGTCTGCACCCCTTCGAAATCTCCGTCTCGGCCTATCCGGAAGTGCATCCGGAAGCCCGCTGCGCGGACGAGGCGCTCGATTACCTGAAGCGCAAGCTGGATGCCGGTGCCAGCCGCGCCATCACGCAGTTCTTCTTCAGCACCGATGCCTTCCTGCGCTTTCGCGACTGCGCGGCGGCGGCCGGTATCGACAAGCCGATCGTGCCCGGCATCCTGCCGGTGACCGACCTGGCCCGCACCCGCAAGATGGCCAGCGAATGCGGGGCCGAAGTGCCGGACTGGATCGCCGATCTGTTCGAAGGGCTGGACGACCAGCCGCAGGCGCGCGAACTGGTGTCCTCCACCGTCAACGCCGAATTCTGCCGCCGCCTCTATGCCGAAGGCGTGCGGGATTATCACTTCTACACCTTGAACAAGTCGAAGCTCGCCTATGCGACATGCCACATGCTTGGCCTGCGCCCGGTGAAGCCGAACAAGCAGGAGAAAGCCGCATGAGCGCGCGCGAGAAACTGAAAACCGCGGCTGCGGAGCGTATCCTGGTATTCGACGGGGCCTTCGGCACGCAGATCCAGGAACGCAAGCTGGGCGAGGCGGACTATGCCGGCGACCTGAAGCTGAATGCGGACCAGAAGGGCAATAACGACATCCTCGCCCTCACCCGGCCCGATGTGATCGCGGACATCACCCGCGCTTACCTCGATGCCGGGTCGGACGTGGTATCCACCAACACCTTCTCCGCCAATTCCATCAGCCAGGCCGATTATGCGGCGGAAGACCTTGTGCGCGATATCAACGTCGCATCGGGCCGTATCGCGCGCGAACTGGCAGACGAATACGAAGCGAAGGACGGCCGCCCGCGCTTCGTGGCCGGCGCCATCGGGCCGACCAACAAGACGCTCTCGCTCAGCCCCGACGTGGAAGACCCCGGTTTCCGCGAGATCGATTTCGACAGCCTTGTTGCCGTCTACAAGGAACAGGCCGCTGCGCTTGTCGAAGGCGGCGCGGACTTCATCCTGATCGAGACGATCTTCGACACGCTGAACGCCAAGGCCGGTATCATGGCCGTGAAGCAGCTGGAAACAGACCTTGGCCGCGACGTGCCGATCATGCTGTCCATGACGCTGACGGACCTCTCGGGCCGCAATCTGTCGGGCCACACGGTGGAAGCCTTCTGGTACGCCGTGCGCCATGCCAACCCGGCGACCATCGGCCTCAATTGCAGCTTCGGCGCGGACCAGCTTCGCCCGCATGTGCAGCTGCTGTCCGGCATCGCCGATACGCTGCTGATGGCCTATCCCAACGCCGGCCTGCCCAATGAACTGGGCGAGTATGACGAGGCACCCGAAACCACCGCCGGGCTTGTCAGGCTGTGGGCCGAGAATGGCCGCGCCAACATCCTTGGCGGATGCTGCGGCTCCACGCCGGATCACATTGCAGCGATTGCAAAGGCCGTTGACGGCCTGCCCCCGCGCGAAGTGCCTGCGCGCGACACCAAGATGCGGCTGGCAGGGCTCGAAGCCTTCTCCGTCGCAGCCTGACCAAAGATTCCGAAAGTTATTCCAGTGACCGACAATACCACAGCGCGCTTCATCAATATCGGTGAGCGGACCAATGTCACCGGCTCGGCGGCCTTCAAGAAGCTGATCATGGCTGACAATTACGAAGCGGCCGTTGAGGTCGCCCGCCAGCAGGTGGAAAACGGCGCGCAGATCATCGACGTCAACATGGACGAAGGCCTGCTCGACGCCGAAAACGCCATGACCACCTTCCTGAAGCTGATCGCTGCGGAACCAGATATCGCGCGCGTCCCGGTGATGATCGACAGCTCCAAGTGGGACGTGATCGAGGCGGGCCTGAAGTGCGTATCCGGCAAGCCAATCGTCAATTCCATCAGCATGAAGGAAGGCGAGGCGCAGTTCCTGGAACACGCCGCGAAATGCCGCGATTACGGTGCCGCAGTGGTGGTCATGGCTTTCGACGAGGAAGGCCAGGCCGACACGAAGGAGCGCAAGGTCGAAATTTGTACGCGCGCCTACAAGCTGCTGACGGAAAACGGCTTTCCGCCTGAGGACATCATCTTCGATCCCAACATCTTCGCCGTGGCGACCGGGATCGAGGAGCATGACCGCTACGGCCTCGACTTCATCGAGGCAGTGCGCGAGATCAAGGCGGCCTGCCCCCACGTGCACACCAGCGGCGGCCTCTCCAACCTCAGCTTCAGCTTCCGCGGCAATGAGCCTGTGCGCCGCGCGATGCACTCCATCTTCCTTTACCACGCCATCCCCGCAGGGCTGGACATGGCCATCGTCAATGCGGGCCAGCTGGACCTGTACGATTCCATCGATCCGCAACTTCGCGAGGCATGCGAGGACGTGATCCTGATGCGCCGCCCGGACGCGACGGAGCGGCTGGTGGACCTGG
This genomic interval from Paraurantiacibacter namhicola contains the following:
- the cobT gene encoding cobaltochelatase subunit CobT, coding for MADESPQDRFKTALTAAARAVSREAEAEVNFTADTPSASGKLLRVPAPGRNLPPEAARQARGFADSFSLRLRHHDASLHRKGMPGEPLARAVYETIERVRYEALGEKNFTGMRENLASAIDLRTRADPISRATGSEDVPLETALGLMLREALTGQPIPDAGKAGVEMVREFVESRTGDDFERLAGMVDDQEAFQSLSVDMLRHLELIAPEAPPEEPEDGLDLDEDSPDEQDTDQDTGEQDAGETSEQEMRAEMGESDGGDEDEDSLSEQDMNDGDPGEDGDEGMMPVRPNRQWTDVPDSFDYQPFTQAFDEVVEASELCDAEELDRLRAYLDSQLTGLQGIVTRLANRLQRRLMAQQNRSWDFDQEEGLLDAARLARVVISPGHSLSYKVEQEQDFKDTVVTLLIDNSGSMRGRPISIAAISADIMARTLERCGVKVEILGFTTRAWKGGQSREKWLSDGKPQGPGRLNDLRHIIYKKADEPMRRARRSLGLMMREGLLKENIDGEALLWAHTRLLARPEDRRILMVISDGAPVDDSTLSVNSAGYLEMHLRKVIEWIEKQSPVQLVAIGIGHDVTRYYKRAVTIMDVEQLGGTIIEQLADLFEVE
- a CDS encoding DUF4197 family protein produces the protein MSQEILIGRRNFLRNTAGGALLGASAIALPGCAGLGGPLSFTDAIRRLLYLSSERAFARLVEPGGYWDGVVADVGLGNMLGLRGDILGSILTSAIFRDRLADAFSGFAAEAAYNVAPVVADTIRVIGLQNAIALVRGGPTAATGFLRENMGVSLVEAMVPELADAMRLSREPLVGQALSLISGLDVAGVADRFAGNIDTAIWTEMGVEEAAIRANPQATGDPTIIGVFGGAGLLGG
- a CDS encoding primosomal protein N', producing MNRVRLLIFNAALGPLDYRVPDGMQVVPGSVVSAPLGPRQIIGIVWEAERLPGEAVPDAKLRPILDVLPVPPLRGELRRLIEWTADYYCAPIAHVARMVLASGGALKGPATMTEYRLSGGLPERMTPKRELAMAALEGEQATIRELAETAGVSDAVLRGLVNQGVLEPVEVDCDRPYPQARADHDEPVLEESQVEAAGTFVEAVTARQFAPFLLDGVTGSGKTEVYFEAVAEALRLGRQVLVLLPEIALTENFLRRFEERFGAPPVTWHSSLKSTERRRAWRAIATGHAQVVVGARSALFLPYANLGLVVVDEAHEVSFKQDDGVRYNARDVAVMRARFEKIPVILASATPALESLQMAESGIYTRVELASRYGGATLPDISLVDLTEEKPERGRWLAPRLAKEMEARLERGEQSLLFLNRRGYAPLTLCRNCGFRFQCSNCSAWLVEHRFTQKLACHHCGHEEAPPATCPDCGEPDCMVACGPGVERIADEVAEILPEARVAVVTSDTLNSPERAAQFVAQAEGGAIDVIVGTQLVTKGFHFPELTLVGVVDADLGLEGGDLRAAERTYQQVAQVAGRAGRGSKPGEVLIQTRHPDAPVIAALANGDRDAFYEAETEARRDAGAPPFGRWAAIIVSSEDEAEARDAARAIGGTRPDLADIAVLGPAPAPMALLRGRYRYRLLLNARRSAELQDVIRKWLGALDFPRGVRVHVDVDPYSFV
- a CDS encoding ArsR/SmtB family transcription factor gives rise to the protein MLLEPALRALADASRLRIMRLVARMELSVGELAQVLGQSQPRVSQHVAKLVDAGLLSRQREGNSVFLRPSARDGGQRAPSPVAETLARLLALAEREDTDFAAQIEADRARLTAIRDAREREAEQYFARHADDWDDLRESFGPERPVEVALLGALGPAALGHLLDIGTGTGRIAELLSPRATKVTALDKSLDMLRVARARLQALGPGQVDLVQGDFTDLPFPAASFDTVLFHQVLHFAADPAGPLREAARVVRPHGRIAVIDLAAHQREELRTRHAHARLGFDDAAMAALLAETGFEPADPVHVPGRELDVTIWTARRRALPEDSQQKAAL
- the metF gene encoding methylenetetrahydrofolate reductase [NAD(P)H], encoding MPSDNAPDLSDFATQPIFAGLPGDIRVSFEVFPPKTDAGEDKMLDAVKTLATLGPDFVSVTYGAGGSTRERSKAICERIAAEADVPVAAHLTCVNASKEETLEVADGLWNAGIRHIVALRGDMPNSDGALDVPFQAHPDGYGCAAELVEGLAGLHPFEISVSAYPEVHPEARCADEALDYLKRKLDAGASRAITQFFFSTDAFLRFRDCAAAAGIDKPIVPGILPVTDLARTRKMASECGAEVPDWIADLFEGLDDQPQARELVSSTVNAEFCRRLYAEGVRDYHFYTLNKSKLAYATCHMLGLRPVKPNKQEKAA
- a CDS encoding homocysteine S-methyltransferase family protein encodes the protein MSAREKLKTAAAERILVFDGAFGTQIQERKLGEADYAGDLKLNADQKGNNDILALTRPDVIADITRAYLDAGSDVVSTNTFSANSISQADYAAEDLVRDINVASGRIARELADEYEAKDGRPRFVAGAIGPTNKTLSLSPDVEDPGFREIDFDSLVAVYKEQAAALVEGGADFILIETIFDTLNAKAGIMAVKQLETDLGRDVPIMLSMTLTDLSGRNLSGHTVEAFWYAVRHANPATIGLNCSFGADQLRPHVQLLSGIADTLLMAYPNAGLPNELGEYDEAPETTAGLVRLWAENGRANILGGCCGSTPDHIAAIAKAVDGLPPREVPARDTKMRLAGLEAFSVAA